A genome region from Phosphitispora fastidiosa includes the following:
- a CDS encoding pyrimidine-nucleoside phosphorylase: MRVYDIILRKRNGMELSAGEINQLIAGYMSGSVPDYQIAAFVMAVFFRGMSARETSDLTMAIVASGDRVDLSGIKGRKVDKHSTGGVGDKTTLVLGPLVAAAGVPVAKMSGRGLGHTGGTIDKLESIPGFNTSLDREVFIQNVNRIGISIGGQTGNLAPADKKLYALRDVTATVDSIPLIASSVMSKKIAAGADAIILDVKTGDGAFMKTLPSAVDLAKAMVEIGTHVGRQTTALITDMEQPLGQTVGNALEVREAVECLRGEGPADLRELCLVLGSQMVHLAGPAESADEARGMLEEIMDNGRGLAKLRELVVNQGGDASFIDDLSVLPQAGEKIELTAPEDGYISGIRAEQIGIAAMMLGAGRETKESKIDLAVGIELKKKRGERVARGETLAVLHVSNTETANRSRNMVLEAFTISKEPPAARKLVWGQVTAEGVELY; encoded by the coding sequence ATGAGGGTATATGATATAATTCTCAGAAAAAGAAACGGCATGGAGCTGTCTGCCGGAGAAATAAACCAGCTGATTGCCGGTTATATGTCAGGTAGTGTTCCTGACTATCAGATAGCAGCCTTTGTTATGGCTGTTTTTTTTCGGGGCATGTCGGCAAGGGAGACCTCTGACCTGACCATGGCGATTGTGGCTTCAGGTGACCGGGTTGACCTATCTGGAATAAAGGGCAGGAAAGTAGACAAGCACAGTACGGGCGGTGTTGGTGACAAGACAACCCTGGTCCTGGGGCCGCTGGTGGCCGCAGCCGGAGTCCCGGTTGCCAAGATGTCCGGGAGAGGACTCGGACATACCGGAGGGACAATAGATAAACTGGAGTCTATCCCTGGTTTTAATACTTCCCTTGACCGGGAAGTGTTTATTCAAAATGTTAACCGCATTGGAATCAGTATCGGAGGTCAGACTGGGAACCTTGCTCCTGCCGACAAGAAGCTGTATGCTCTAAGGGACGTTACGGCTACGGTTGACAGCATTCCACTCATTGCCAGCAGTGTGATGAGCAAAAAAATAGCTGCCGGGGCAGATGCCATAATCCTGGATGTGAAAACAGGAGACGGCGCCTTTATGAAAACCCTGCCCAGCGCTGTGGACCTGGCAAAGGCTATGGTGGAAATTGGTACACATGTGGGCAGACAGACTACAGCTCTGATTACAGACATGGAACAGCCGTTGGGACAGACGGTGGGTAATGCCCTGGAAGTACGGGAGGCTGTTGAGTGCCTCAGGGGGGAAGGTCCGGCTGACCTTAGGGAGCTCTGCCTGGTTCTGGGCAGCCAGATGGTACACCTGGCTGGGCCGGCAGAATCAGCAGATGAGGCCAGAGGCATGCTGGAAGAAATAATGGATAACGGCCGCGGCCTGGCAAAGCTCAGGGAACTGGTGGTAAACCAGGGCGGGGATGCTTCATTTATTGACGATCTGTCAGTACTTCCTCAGGCAGGTGAAAAAATTGAGCTGACTGCACCTGAGGACGGTTATATCTCGGGAATCAGGGCAGAACAAATAGGCATTGCTGCCATGATGCTCGGCGCCGGCAGGGAGACCAAAGAATCTAAGATTGACCTTGCGGTGGGAATTGAGCTGAAGAAAAAGCGCGGGGAAAGAGTTGCCAGGGGTGAAACTCTGGCAGTTCTCCATGTGAGTAATACAGAAACGGCGAACAGGAGCAGGAATATGGTCCTGGAGGCATTCACTATCAGCAAGGAGCCACCGGCGGCCAGAAAGCTTGTCTGGGGCCAGGTGACTGCAGAAGGAGTCGAACTGTACTAA
- a CDS encoding phosphopentomutase, giving the protein MRNITLIVIDSLGIGELPDADAYGDRGSNTLVNTAKAVGGLQIPNLQKLGLGNIVEISGAPPAEAPLASFGRMAEVSAGKDTTTGHWEISGLVLQKPFPAFPEGFPDFIIKEFETRTGRKTLGNEVASGTEIMARLGEQHIKTGRPIVYTSADSVFQIAAHEEIIPLDELYEMCRTARAILTGDYAVGRVIARPFIGKPGEFKRTSNRHDFSLEPVGTTILDMLKESGRAVQAVGKIEDIFAGRGITEAVHTTDNMDGVDKTLEFLGKSQEGLIFTNLVDFDSSYGHRNDPEGYARALEELDGRLPEIIDLISEEKLLIITADHGCDPTTESTDHSREYVPLLVYSPVGKKGTNLGVRQSFADIAATIAEVFGLQTSHGTSFLKEVL; this is encoded by the coding sequence ATAAGAAACATAACTTTAATTGTAATAGACAGTCTGGGTATCGGTGAACTTCCTGATGCCGATGCATATGGAGACAGAGGGAGCAATACCCTGGTAAATACAGCCAAGGCAGTTGGAGGCCTGCAGATTCCCAATCTGCAGAAATTGGGTTTGGGTAATATTGTGGAAATCTCAGGGGCGCCTCCGGCAGAAGCGCCTCTGGCTTCCTTTGGCAGAATGGCAGAGGTCTCCGCCGGCAAGGATACTACCACCGGTCACTGGGAAATATCAGGCTTGGTCCTGCAAAAGCCGTTTCCGGCATTTCCCGAAGGGTTTCCTGATTTTATTATCAAAGAATTTGAAACCAGGACAGGGCGAAAGACCCTGGGTAATGAGGTGGCCTCCGGGACTGAGATAATGGCCCGCCTGGGTGAACAACATATAAAAACCGGGAGACCGATAGTATATACTTCAGCTGACAGTGTGTTTCAGATTGCAGCCCATGAGGAGATTATCCCCCTGGACGAGCTTTATGAAATGTGCCGGACTGCCAGAGCAATTCTGACAGGAGACTATGCCGTAGGCAGGGTGATTGCGCGGCCTTTTATCGGCAAACCGGGGGAGTTTAAAAGAACCTCCAACAGACATGATTTTTCCCTGGAACCTGTAGGGACGACAATTTTGGACATGCTCAAGGAAAGCGGCAGAGCTGTACAGGCAGTCGGCAAAATTGAGGATATTTTTGCAGGCCGGGGAATTACTGAAGCTGTACACACAACTGATAATATGGATGGAGTCGATAAGACTCTGGAATTTCTGGGAAAGTCGCAGGAAGGGCTTATTTTTACCAATCTGGTGGATTTTGATTCATCTTACGGACATCGGAATGATCCGGAAGGATATGCCCGGGCCCTGGAGGAACTGGATGGCCGATTGCCGGAAATTATAGACTTGATCAGTGAGGAAAAACTCCTCATAATTACCGCAGACCATGGTTGTGACCCGACTACAGAGAGTACTGACCACTCAAGAGAATATGTCCCCCTGCTGGTTTACAGCCCTGTGGGGAAAAAGGGGACTAACCTGGGTGTAAGGCAGAGCTTTGCCGATATAGCTGCAACCATAGCAGAAGTTTTCGGATTGCAGACCAGCCATGGGACAAGCTTTTTGAAAGAAGTGTTATAG
- a CDS encoding STAS domain-containing protein, whose amino-acid sequence MNIESVANRKTLILRVSGELDMLVADDFRRKTDALMENHCSRNLVLNLAGVNFIDSSGLGAILGRYKNITMGGGKVALVGAPPQVRRILELSGILRITSEFETENDALEAM is encoded by the coding sequence ATGAATATTGAGTCTGTGGCTAACCGGAAAACACTGATTTTAAGGGTGTCCGGAGAACTGGATATGCTGGTTGCAGATGATTTCCGGAGGAAGACAGATGCATTGATGGAAAACCACTGTTCCAGAAACCTGGTGCTGAACCTGGCGGGAGTCAACTTTATTGACAGCTCAGGATTGGGAGCAATTCTGGGGAGGTACAAAAACATCACCATGGGCGGGGGAAAGGTGGCTTTAGTGGGAGCGCCGCCACAGGTAAGGAGAATCCTGGAACTGTCAGGTATTCTGCGTATTACAAGCGAATTTGAAACAGAAAATGATGCCCTGGAGGCAATGTAG
- the xerD gene encoding site-specific tyrosine recombinase XerD translates to MKSLVKEFINYLAVERGLADNTLDSYNRDLKQFMAFLENEKVDDVQQATRHVIMSYMLFLQKRGRATATVSRHLAALKSFYHFLLREKYIEKDPTANLESPKLEKKLPRILTVNEVENLLSQPRGIEPTGLRDKAMLELLYATGIRVSELISLDINHINLEMGYIRCFGKGSKERIVPVGSLARKCVSEYLQKGRAKLIKIRSEKALFVNQHGRRLTRQGFWKIIKKYANKAGIAKDITPHTLRHSFATHLLENGADLRSVQEMLGHADITTTQIYTHLTKGRLREVYTKSHPRA, encoded by the coding sequence ATGAAAAGCCTGGTTAAAGAATTTATCAATTACCTTGCGGTAGAGCGGGGTCTGGCAGATAATACACTTGATTCATATAACCGGGACTTAAAGCAGTTTATGGCATTTCTGGAGAATGAAAAGGTTGATGATGTACAGCAAGCTACCAGACATGTGATTATGTCTTACATGCTCTTCCTGCAGAAAAGAGGACGGGCTACTGCTACCGTGTCAAGGCATTTGGCAGCGCTGAAGTCATTTTATCATTTCCTGCTGCGGGAGAAGTACATTGAAAAAGACCCGACAGCAAACCTGGAATCACCCAAATTGGAAAAAAAGCTGCCTCGTATCCTAACCGTTAATGAAGTTGAAAACCTGTTGAGTCAGCCCAGAGGGATAGAACCCACCGGGCTGCGCGATAAGGCAATGCTGGAATTGCTCTATGCTACCGGAATACGGGTCAGTGAGTTGATTTCCCTTGACATAAATCACATTAACCTGGAAATGGGGTACATAAGGTGTTTCGGAAAGGGTTCCAAGGAACGGATTGTGCCTGTGGGCAGCCTGGCCCGCAAATGTGTCAGCGAATATTTGCAAAAAGGGAGAGCAAAACTGATTAAAATCAGATCTGAAAAGGCCCTGTTTGTCAATCAGCATGGCAGAAGACTTACCAGACAAGGGTTTTGGAAGATTATCAAAAAGTATGCCAACAAGGCCGGGATTGCCAAAGATATTACCCCACATACCCTGAGACATTCCTTTGCCACCCATCTGCTGGAAAACGGGGCTGACCTGCGTTCTGTGCAGGAGATGCTGGGGCATGCCGATATTACTACAACACAGATTTACACTCACCTTACCAAAGGACGTTTAAGGGAGGTATATACCAAGAGCCACCCGCGGGCTTGA
- a CDS encoding purine-nucleoside phosphorylase, translated as MSSVKLQKTVDFIRRKVSIRPQVGVILGSGLGVLAAEVKNQQRLHYSELPHFPVSTVEGHEGQFIFGELSGKNVALMQGRFHFYEGYAMEQVVFPVRVMQKLGVRVLLVTNASGGINRDFSSGDLMLITDHLNLMGTNPLIGPNYDDIGPRFPDMSEAYDRELIRIAEEVARKNGLACRKGVYAGLTGPSYETPAEIRYLRTIGADAVGMSTVPEVIVANHAGIRVLGISCVTNMAAGVLPQRLSHAEVMETANRVRDQFITLVKGVLDEVNPE; from the coding sequence ATGAGTTCAGTGAAGCTTCAGAAAACTGTTGATTTTATCAGGAGGAAAGTGTCAATTCGTCCTCAGGTGGGAGTTATTCTGGGGAGCGGACTGGGCGTTCTGGCTGCCGAGGTGAAAAATCAGCAAAGGCTGCATTATTCAGAACTGCCTCATTTTCCTGTCTCTACAGTGGAGGGACATGAAGGCCAGTTTATTTTCGGTGAACTTTCCGGCAAAAATGTGGCGCTGATGCAGGGACGTTTTCATTTTTATGAGGGGTATGCCATGGAACAGGTTGTGTTTCCGGTAAGGGTGATGCAGAAACTGGGGGTCCGGGTTCTCCTGGTTACCAATGCATCTGGAGGAATCAACCGGGACTTCAGCTCAGGTGACCTGATGCTGATTACCGACCACCTTAACCTGATGGGGACAAATCCTTTGATAGGGCCAAACTATGATGATATCGGGCCCAGGTTTCCGGATATGTCTGAGGCTTACGACAGGGAATTAATCCGAATTGCAGAGGAGGTAGCCCGAAAGAACGGGCTGGCCTGCCGCAAAGGTGTATATGCGGGTCTGACAGGACCCTCTTATGAGACCCCCGCCGAGATCAGGTATCTTAGGACCATTGGCGCTGATGCTGTAGGCATGTCAACAGTGCCTGAGGTCATCGTGGCTAATCATGCCGGAATCAGGGTTCTGGGAATATCGTGTGTTACCAATATGGCAGCAGGAGTCCTGCCGCAAAGGCTTAGCCATGCAGAGGTTATGGAAACGGCTAACAGGGTGCGGGACCAGTTTATCACTCTGGTTAAAGGGGTCCTGGATGAGGTGAACCCTGAATGA
- a CDS encoding D-alanyl-D-alanine carboxypeptidase family protein: MKLKKLFCLVTVILMLILQSSQVGAQPELETTAESAILVDAATGKILFAKEPDKELPPASVTKVMTLLTAFDAIENGRAKLTDTVQASENASQMGGSQIYLEPGEEMSLKTMLIAIAVGSANDCCVAVAEHIAGSHEAFVKMMNQKAAELGCKHTNFVNAYGLPAEGHYTSAGDLAVMMREAIKHPLFLELTSIKRYDLRGGEFILNNTNKLLWWYRGTLGGKTGWTNEAKYCLASIAERDNLRLIGVVMATPEPRSHFRESMKLYNYGFAQFEAVPIAPSGQVMGKVRVGKGTVDWLNAAAKGEVSAVVPKGQKETVTHKVFVDPTVIAPVSKGQALGRVVVYEEGKEVLKVDLVSTKDIPRGTVFRQMFKLLKNVYSYSQ; the protein is encoded by the coding sequence ATGAAACTTAAAAAGTTGTTTTGTCTGGTTACCGTTATCTTGATGCTGATACTCCAGTCTTCTCAGGTTGGCGCTCAGCCGGAATTGGAGACCACAGCCGAGTCAGCTATACTTGTTGACGCTGCTACCGGGAAAATATTATTTGCTAAAGAGCCGGATAAAGAATTACCGCCGGCCAGTGTTACCAAAGTGATGACACTTTTGACGGCATTTGATGCTATTGAAAATGGCAGGGCGAAGTTGACGGATACTGTTCAGGCTAGTGAAAATGCATCACAAATGGGTGGTTCACAGATATATCTGGAGCCGGGTGAAGAGATGTCCCTGAAGACCATGCTGATTGCAATAGCAGTGGGGTCGGCCAATGATTGTTGTGTTGCCGTTGCTGAACATATCGCCGGTTCCCATGAGGCCTTTGTTAAAATGATGAATCAAAAGGCGGCTGAGCTGGGCTGCAAACATACCAACTTTGTCAATGCTTACGGGCTGCCTGCAGAAGGACATTATACATCAGCCGGGGACCTGGCGGTAATGATGCGGGAAGCCATAAAACACCCGTTGTTCCTTGAATTAACTTCAATCAAGAGATATGACCTTAGGGGCGGCGAATTTATCCTTAACAATACCAACAAACTGCTCTGGTGGTATCGGGGAACCCTGGGGGGTAAAACCGGATGGACAAATGAGGCCAAGTACTGCCTGGCATCAATTGCCGAAAGGGATAACCTGAGACTGATTGGTGTGGTTATGGCAACACCTGAACCCAGGAGCCATTTTAGGGAATCCATGAAACTGTATAACTATGGTTTCGCTCAGTTTGAGGCAGTTCCTATTGCGCCTTCCGGACAGGTGATGGGTAAGGTCAGGGTTGGCAAGGGCACTGTTGACTGGCTGAACGCAGCGGCAAAGGGTGAAGTCAGCGCTGTAGTCCCCAAAGGGCAGAAAGAAACAGTAACCCATAAGGTCTTTGTAGACCCGACAGTTATTGCTCCTGTCAGCAAGGGGCAGGCACTGGGCCGGGTAGTCGTCTATGAAGAGGGTAAAGAGGTGCTCAAGGTTGACCTTGTCTCGACCAAAGACATTCCCAGAGGTACGGTGTTCAGGCAAATGTTTAAACTCCTGAAAAATGTTTACTCGTACAGCCAGTAA